A stretch of Lathyrus oleraceus cultivar Zhongwan6 chromosome 6, CAAS_Psat_ZW6_1.0, whole genome shotgun sequence DNA encodes these proteins:
- the LOC127096091 gene encoding uncharacterized protein LOC127096091, with product MESRKRNIYSFKFKDPDLRSLHDLVSQMHPVYKINFGKNYGNLLSILNQRVDYTTLITLAQFYDLPLRCFTFQDFQLAPTLEEFERLVRIPMKNKPLFEGIDESLPLEIIASTLHMNEKEAKANLETKGFSLSFLLERAHTLLKAKSWDACYFAVTLAIYGIILFPNMDGFIDMAAICVFLTGNPVPTLLADVYYYMSHRYTKKKGMIACCAPLLYQWFLEHLPKIGVWVEQTDVSWPLRLGSLRSKDLSWYSKEYINMDIIFSCGDFPNLPLIGTQGCVNANPVLSLRQLGYQ from the coding sequence ATGGAATCAAGAAAAAGAAACATTTACTCTTTCAAGTTCAAAGATCCCGATCTAAGGAGCTTACATGACTTGGTCTCTCAGATGCACCCGGTATACAAAATCAACTTTGGGAAGAATTATGGCAATTTGCTCAGCATCCTCAACCAACGAGTAGACTATACAACTTTAATCACTTTGGCCCAATTCTATGATCTgcctttaagatgcttcacattccaagacttccaACTAGCACCAACATTGGAAGAATTCGAGCGTCTTGTTAGGATTCCTATGAAGAACAAGCCACTATTTGAAGGGATAGATGAATCTTTGCCCCTTGAGATCATTGCTAGCACGCTTCACATGAATGAAAAGGAAGCAAAGGCCAACCTAGAGACCAAAGGATTTTCGctaagttttctcttggaaagaGCTCACACCCTATTAAAAGCAAAAAGTTGGGACGCTTGTTACTTTGCTGTTACGTTAGCCATCTATGGCATCATCCTGTTCCCAAATATGGATGGTTTCATAGACATGGCTGCGATTTGTGTTTTCCTTACTGGAAACCCAGTACCCACCTTGTTAGCTGATGTTTACTATTACATGAGCCATAGGTACACTAAGAAGAAAGGAAtgattgcttgttgtgctcctttattATATCAGTGGTTTCTAGAACATCTTCCGAAGATAGGTGTTTGGGTTGAACAAACAGATGTTAGTTGGCCTCTGAGATTGGGATCACTCCGATCTAAAGATCTTTCTTGGTATTCCAAAGAATACATCAACATGGACATCATATTCAGTTGTGGAGATTTCCCAAATCTACCGCTTATTGGGACTCAAGGATGTGTGAATGCTAACCCGGTTCTATCACTCAGACAACTTGGCTACCAATAG